In a genomic window of Sutcliffiella sp. FSL R7-0096:
- a CDS encoding tyrosine-type recombinase/integrase has product MILLNKATEQQARAVRYEQILQELSGYWENEEWDALDCPLYKKEIIIKSPIIKFEETLNPRIRNEFKYYFFSRLTNLEINMATVWSNSTAFNKLQDFIFRFYSDIGSILDIPYGKFSIHYKTYLFEHGKSDLTVKGYLQLYNRIYSFFFDWYDQRKETEKDIWDVRKLGIDYNNSNCGYTLNFTSVPRPFQNLAKRYIEKRVLIQESLSWGSGIQTMAKLQEFFKYIYKKYPNWQDLTSLSRRDIEEFMHYLRTSPMGGDSVHKGQPPTENHIHRSLSVLETFIVYIQRYEWDEAPKKPVGILIVPEDKPRLPPKASNEIKYISDFVWNQIIDHMGKLPQEIIPVVILLETSGFRISDVCSLKVDCLIQREDGWWITGDQRKVKGKNHRVPISEEIAKVVLSQQKLTREKSTSETNPLNYLFPTYHGTRKGQPISRDNVVNNLNKLAIENNIMDENGDIYRCKAHAFRHRYGVNLINNGMNILHVQKLMAHVSPEMTLVYAQIHDTTLRKEWEKATSNGAVRLNPGGKIIATSIEKQADENGLELEWLRHNLDSIRLDHGLCIKSPKNNCDFLEQTLEPPCIKNNCRSFHVDLTFLDFYNDQILKMESDIEIYQKSGRNRSIEIIQPKLKKYKEIRDGIIKNGGIYGLPKTRRELRN; this is encoded by the coding sequence ATGATTTTATTAAATAAAGCAACTGAACAACAAGCTAGAGCTGTAAGATATGAGCAAATTTTACAAGAGTTAAGTGGGTATTGGGAAAACGAAGAATGGGATGCATTAGATTGTCCCCTTTACAAAAAAGAAATAATAATAAAAAGCCCAATAATTAAATTTGAGGAAACATTGAATCCAAGAATTAGAAATGAATTTAAATATTATTTCTTCAGTCGGTTGACTAATTTAGAAATAAATATGGCAACAGTATGGAGTAATTCTACTGCATTTAATAAATTGCAAGATTTTATTTTCAGATTCTATTCTGATATTGGTTCTATTCTAGACATCCCTTACGGGAAATTTTCAATTCACTATAAAACCTATCTTTTTGAACATGGGAAAAGCGACTTAACAGTAAAAGGCTACCTCCAGTTATACAACCGAATTTATTCATTTTTCTTTGACTGGTATGATCAACGGAAGGAAACAGAGAAAGATATTTGGGATGTTCGAAAACTAGGTATTGACTATAATAACAGTAATTGCGGGTACACTTTAAATTTCACTTCTGTACCAAGACCTTTTCAAAACTTGGCAAAAAGATATATCGAAAAACGTGTTCTAATACAAGAAAGTTTAAGCTGGGGTTCTGGCATACAAACCATGGCAAAGCTGCAAGAATTCTTTAAATATATTTATAAAAAGTATCCAAACTGGCAAGACTTAACCTCATTAAGTAGGAGAGATATCGAGGAATTTATGCATTATTTGCGAACCTCTCCAATGGGTGGAGATAGCGTTCACAAAGGTCAACCCCCTACTGAGAATCACATCCATCGCTCATTATCTGTACTAGAAACGTTTATTGTATATATTCAAAGATATGAATGGGATGAAGCTCCCAAAAAGCCTGTAGGAATCCTAATTGTACCTGAAGATAAACCTAGACTACCTCCAAAGGCATCTAACGAAATTAAATACATATCTGATTTTGTTTGGAATCAGATCATTGATCACATGGGAAAACTGCCGCAGGAGATTATTCCGGTTGTAATATTGTTAGAGACATCAGGCTTTAGAATTTCAGATGTGTGTTCTTTGAAAGTAGATTGCTTGATTCAAAGAGAAGATGGTTGGTGGATTACCGGAGATCAGCGTAAAGTAAAGGGGAAAAATCATCGGGTCCCAATTTCGGAAGAAATAGCTAAGGTTGTGCTTTCCCAACAAAAATTAACAAGGGAAAAATCGACTTCAGAAACAAATCCATTAAATTATTTATTTCCAACCTATCATGGTACAAGAAAAGGACAGCCCATTTCGCGTGACAATGTAGTAAATAATTTAAATAAACTAGCTATTGAAAATAATATAATGGATGAAAACGGAGATATCTATCGATGTAAAGCACATGCATTTAGACATCGTTATGGAGTAAACCTTATTAATAACGGTATGAACATTTTACATGTACAAAAGCTGATGGCTCATGTGAGCCCTGAAATGACACTGGTATACGCCCAGATTCATGATACAACCCTTCGAAAAGAATGGGAAAAAGCCACAAGTAATGGGGCTGTAAGATTAAATCCAGGTGGCAAAATTATCGCTACTAGTATAGAAAAACAAGCAGACGAAAATGGATTAGAGTTAGAATGGCTCCGCCACAATTTGGATTCCATTCGATTAGATCACGGTTTGTGTATTAAAAGCCCCAAAAATAATTGTGACTTTTTGGAACAAACTTTAGAACCACCATGTATAAAAAACAATTGCCGCAGTTTCCATGTAGATCTGACGTTTCTAGATTTCTATAACGACCAAATTCTTAAAATGGAATCTGATATTGAGATATATCAAAAATCAGGTAGAAATAGATCAATTGAAATTATTCAGCCAAAATTGAAAAAGTATAAAGAAATTAGAGATGGAATAATAAAAAATGGTGGGATTTATGGACTTCCTAAAACAAGAAGAGAATTGAGAAACTGA
- a CDS encoding DUF3885 domain-containing protein, which yields MNENFPNLNLRPPLFYNWEIGIRFELGVEWDREYHYENSPYVLGVYKRAVTMFESVHSQDEEIFVVVDVNDFGDGKTYKHKARIFSPYIYEKSILYKLKHTEIPYIFPEDDEHGKYKTHRFTLECKVSDMKYIPLLKAVCNQDLGMQPSIFHRIYFLNIKRKTIFHVYDDRGCDLLATSPESIRDVYNTYNDWILDYDKDEIDKVFK from the coding sequence ATGAATGAAAATTTTCCTAACTTAAATTTAAGACCACCCTTGTTTTATAACTGGGAAATCGGCATACGGTTCGAGTTAGGGGTAGAGTGGGATAGAGAATACCATTACGAAAACAGTCCTTATGTACTGGGGGTTTATAAGAGGGCTGTCACGATGTTTGAATCAGTGCATTCACAAGACGAGGAAATTTTTGTTGTAGTAGATGTGAATGATTTTGGAGATGGAAAAACCTATAAGCACAAAGCGAGGATTTTCTCTCCATATATCTATGAAAAATCAATCTTATATAAATTGAAACATACAGAAATACCTTATATTTTCCCAGAAGATGATGAACACGGAAAATATAAAACACATAGGTTTACCCTTGAATGCAAAGTATCTGATATGAAATACATTCCATTGTTAAAAGCAGTATGCAATCAGGATTTAGGAATGCAACCAAGTATTTTTCATAGGATATATTTTTTAAATATCAAAAGGAAAACTATTTTTCACGTGTACGATGATAGAGGATGTGATTTGCTTGCTACTTCACCTGAATCCATACGAGACGTTTATAATACATACAATGATTGGATATTAG
- a CDS encoding DUF6262 family protein, translating to MANINPNTQPLLRSIEEKQQKAKQKVESTIKEMIKHKEKINFNSVSAKSGVSKPFLYKHSDIRSRIETLRKQEEKLDSPNQVKRNMTDHSKDVIIASLRKKMMHLEEENKKLKEQLKVDWAAIYKEIN from the coding sequence ATGGCAAATATAAACCCAAATACTCAACCACTTCTTCGAAGTATCGAAGAAAAACAGCAAAAAGCAAAGCAAAAGGTTGAAAGTACCATTAAAGAAATGATTAAACATAAAGAAAAGATAAATTTTAATTCTGTATCAGCAAAATCAGGGGTATCAAAACCATTTTTATATAAACACAGCGATATCAGGTCGAGAATTGAAACATTAAGAAAACAAGAAGAAAAATTAGATTCACCGAATCAAGTAAAACGAAACATGACAGACCATTCTAAAGATGTGATAATTGCATCACTTCGAAAGAAAATGATGCATCTCGAAGAAGAAAATAAGAAATTGAAGGAACAATTAAAGGTCGATTGGGCCGCAATTTATAAGGAAATCAATTAA
- a CDS encoding phospholipase D family protein, translating into MKKWIMNNRMLTILLVLFIIVAVTSIYHSYKPLPEGVSFEGDIHYVTAVDFLYDLTYGEKDIQVEHEIFDRIYKVIEEAEEFIVLDMFLFNGYNDGEMDYPPLSDTLMNTLLSKKEENPEVEIVFITDEINTTYGSHEAEELKKLEENGIKVIETNVKVLRDSNPLYSGLWRVFFQWFGQGGSGWIQNPMAKSAPDTTVRSYLKLMNIKANHRKVIATDKSAIISSANPHDASGLHSNTAFEVKGPIIADILKTEQAVLDFSSGGTLPEYKGTTEEGEIAVQLLTERKILDHTLHEIKISKDKEEIWVGMFYLAERKIIEELIAAANRGVTVNLILDPNEHAFGQQKIGLPNRPVAAELVEEGQGNIELRWYNTQGEQYHPKMIYFKRDVESTIIGGSANFTRRNLYDLNLETDIKITASNEEHVMKDMNEYFLRLWSNEDEMYTLPFESYKDEMTIIKKAMYRIQKVLRFTTY; encoded by the coding sequence ATGAAGAAATGGATAATGAACAATAGAATGTTAACCATTTTATTAGTGCTTTTTATTATTGTTGCTGTTACAAGCATCTATCACAGTTATAAGCCATTACCTGAAGGAGTTTCCTTTGAAGGGGATATCCACTATGTAACGGCCGTGGATTTTCTCTACGATTTAACATATGGAGAGAAAGATATTCAAGTGGAACATGAAATTTTTGACCGAATCTACAAAGTGATCGAAGAGGCCGAGGAATTTATTGTGTTGGATATGTTTCTCTTCAATGGTTATAACGATGGAGAAATGGACTATCCTCCATTAAGTGACACATTAATGAATACCCTGCTTTCAAAAAAAGAGGAGAATCCAGAGGTGGAGATTGTATTCATAACAGATGAAATAAACACAACATATGGCTCGCATGAAGCGGAAGAACTAAAAAAGTTAGAAGAGAATGGAATAAAAGTGATTGAAACGAACGTAAAAGTTTTAAGGGATTCCAACCCCTTGTATTCGGGACTTTGGAGAGTGTTCTTCCAATGGTTTGGACAAGGAGGTTCGGGATGGATCCAGAATCCGATGGCTAAAAGTGCCCCTGATACGACAGTTCGTTCCTATCTTAAACTGATGAATATAAAGGCAAACCATCGGAAGGTGATCGCTACAGATAAAAGTGCCATCATCTCTTCTGCCAATCCGCATGATGCAAGTGGACTTCATTCAAACACCGCATTTGAAGTAAAGGGTCCAATCATTGCGGACATATTAAAAACAGAACAAGCTGTCCTAGATTTTTCAAGTGGTGGGACGTTGCCTGAATATAAAGGGACCACAGAGGAAGGCGAAATTGCGGTTCAACTTCTAACCGAACGCAAGATACTAGACCACACCCTTCACGAAATTAAAATATCTAAAGATAAGGAAGAGATATGGGTCGGTATGTTCTATTTAGCAGAGAGAAAGATTATCGAGGAACTGATTGCTGCTGCGAACCGTGGAGTGACAGTAAACTTGATCCTTGATCCAAATGAACATGCATTTGGGCAGCAGAAGATAGGACTCCCTAACAGGCCAGTGGCTGCAGAACTTGTAGAGGAAGGACAAGGAAATATTGAGTTAAGATGGTACAACACCCAAGGGGAACAATACCATCCAAAAATGATTTATTTTAAAAGAGACGTTGAATCAACGATCATAGGAGGCTCAGCAAATTTCACAAGAAGAAATCTTTATGACTTAAATTTGGAAACCGATATTAAAATCACAGCCTCAAATGAGGAGCACGTTATGAAGGATATGAACGAGTACTTTTTAAGACTTTGGAGTAATGAGGATGAAATGTACACATTGCCTTTTGAATCTTATAAGGATGAGATGACAATAATTAAAAAAGCAATGTATCGTATACAGAAGGTATTAAGGTTTACAACCTATTAA
- a CDS encoding cell wall hydrolase: MSNKVKVIFFVFVSALALSVLPKESYANWNTLQVGDQGQHVTALQEKLVLLGYLEVAPTGYYGPLTEEGVRLLQRDFGLSVNGVANPETMYRLIEIEKMAKIVYGEARGETYKGQVAVAAVIKNRLHSSEFPSTIEGVIYQRNAFTAVQDGQYYLTPTYIAYHAVKDAWKGWDPSYGSTYYYNPQTATSEWIFVNTTPNLRIGRHLFAY, translated from the coding sequence ATGTCGAATAAAGTGAAGGTAATTTTCTTTGTGTTTGTTTCCGCTTTAGCACTGTCGGTTTTACCAAAAGAATCCTATGCAAATTGGAATACACTGCAAGTAGGAGATCAGGGACAGCATGTGACCGCTCTGCAAGAAAAACTGGTATTGTTGGGTTATCTAGAAGTTGCCCCTACAGGATATTATGGACCTTTAACAGAGGAAGGTGTCCGGCTTTTGCAACGGGATTTTGGACTTTCCGTCAATGGAGTGGCTAATCCGGAAACAATGTATAGACTGATAGAGATCGAAAAGATGGCTAAGATCGTATACGGGGAAGCCCGGGGAGAAACTTATAAAGGTCAAGTAGCTGTAGCTGCTGTTATAAAGAACCGATTGCATTCCTCTGAATTTCCTTCAACGATAGAAGGTGTCATTTACCAAAGAAATGCCTTTACAGCTGTGCAGGATGGTCAATACTATTTAACCCCTACATATATAGCATACCACGCTGTCAAGGATGCTTGGAAAGGCTGGGATCCAAGCTACGGATCTACATATTATTATAATCCTCAAACCGCTACATCTGAGTGGATTTTTGTTAATACTACACCAAACTTAAGAATCGGAAGACATTTATTTGCTTACTGA
- a CDS encoding tyrosine-type recombinase/integrase produces the protein MKVQEVLINDRKRYLLIDGDNKPVGPVLRFLKYLDNIGKAENTLKSYCHYLKFYFQFLNEKEKEYKEVDLNLLAEYVSWLRSPNQSTKVIQFQQTKARRSERTVNTMVTCVQSFYDYLMRIEDYEKDLSEKTKKQVIGNYRSFKPFLHHISKGKPLDKNILKIKEPRREVLTLTKDQVQSIHDACSNIRDALLVRILYEGGLRIGEALSLWIEDFDIGSTSIQVRESKTVNGKGRRVYVSGDTMNVFQDYLIDYHDADTNHVFINLTGPNKGEPLNYQAAFDVIKRIRKKTQIDITPHMLRHTYATELHEQGVEISIIQKLLGHSNVQTTIKTYVHPTDVTIRKEWQKAHDKMKGDKNDFIK, from the coding sequence ATGAAAGTGCAAGAGGTTTTAATTAATGACAGAAAAAGATATTTGCTTATTGATGGAGATAACAAACCTGTCGGTCCAGTTTTAAGGTTTCTTAAATATCTAGATAACATTGGAAAGGCCGAAAATACCTTAAAGTCATACTGTCATTATTTAAAGTTTTACTTTCAATTTTTAAACGAAAAAGAAAAAGAGTACAAGGAAGTGGATCTTAACCTTCTGGCGGAGTATGTATCTTGGCTAAGAAGTCCTAATCAATCTACTAAAGTAATTCAATTTCAACAAACAAAAGCAAGGAGATCTGAGCGAACAGTTAATACTATGGTGACTTGCGTTCAGAGTTTCTACGATTATTTAATGCGAATTGAAGATTATGAAAAAGATCTATCAGAAAAAACAAAGAAGCAAGTGATTGGGAATTACCGATCGTTCAAACCCTTTCTACATCATATATCAAAGGGGAAGCCACTTGATAAAAACATTTTAAAAATTAAAGAACCTCGGAGAGAGGTTTTAACACTTACAAAAGATCAGGTTCAATCTATTCATGATGCGTGTAGCAATATTCGAGATGCTTTATTGGTTCGAATTTTGTATGAAGGCGGTCTTAGAATTGGAGAGGCATTATCTTTATGGATCGAGGACTTTGATATTGGCTCTACCTCCATTCAAGTACGAGAATCTAAAACTGTAAACGGCAAAGGAAGAAGAGTATATGTATCTGGCGATACAATGAATGTTTTTCAAGATTACCTAATTGATTATCATGACGCGGATACCAATCATGTATTTATAAATCTAACTGGTCCTAATAAGGGAGAACCATTAAATTATCAAGCAGCTTTCGATGTAATTAAACGTATAAGAAAGAAAACCCAGATTGATATTACCCCCCATATGTTAAGGCATACTTATGCCACTGAGCTTCATGAACAAGGGGTAGAAATATCGATAATCCAAAAGTTGTTGGGTCATTCGAACGTTCAAACAACAATTAAGACTTATGTTCATCCCACCGATGTCACTATACGAAAAGAGTGGCAGAAAGCACATGACAAGATGAAAGGTGACAAGAATGATTTTATTAAATAA